From Rhineura floridana isolate rRhiFlo1 chromosome 5, rRhiFlo1.hap2, whole genome shotgun sequence, a single genomic window includes:
- the LOC133385648 gene encoding cytochrome c oxidase assembly factor 4 homolog, mitochondrial isoform X2 produces the protein MSSGNPSGHNWSQKPKEEEEEDPFDQMILRTGCAPFHYAVLECMAEHQDWRKCQEQVQTFKDCMREHQKQRAEELQKRMKQHQATS, from the coding sequence ATGTCAAGTGGCAACCCTTCCGGTCACAACTGGAGCCAGAAaccaaaagaagaggaagaagaggatccCTTTGACCAAATGATCTTGCGCACTGGCTGCGCCCCTTTCCACTATGCAGTGCTGGAGTGCATGGCTGAGCACCAAGACTGGCGGAAGTGCCAGGAGCAAGTGCAGACCTTCAAGGACTGCATGAGGGAACATCAGAAGCAGCGGGCAGAAGAGCTGCAAAAGAGGATGAAACAGCACCAGGCCACAAGCTGA
- the LOC133385648 gene encoding cytochrome c oxidase assembly factor 4 homolog, mitochondrial isoform X1, with translation MTVKVVYRSTRMSSGNPSGHNWSQKPKEEEEEDPFDQMILRTGCAPFHYAVLECMAEHQDWRKCQEQVQTFKDCMREHQKQRAEELQKRMKQHQATS, from the coding sequence ATCAACCAGGATGTCAAGTGGCAACCCTTCCGGTCACAACTGGAGCCAGAAaccaaaagaagaggaagaagaggatccCTTTGACCAAATGATCTTGCGCACTGGCTGCGCCCCTTTCCACTATGCAGTGCTGGAGTGCATGGCTGAGCACCAAGACTGGCGGAAGTGCCAGGAGCAAGTGCAGACCTTCAAGGACTGCATGAGGGAACATCAGAAGCAGCGGGCAGAAGAGCTGCAAAAGAGGATGAAACAGCACCAGGCCACAAGCTGA